CTTTCGTCGGGAGTGCCGGTATCGTCGGTCGTGTCTCTCGTCATCACTTGCTCACCTCCGTCTCATCCGCCGCTCGACTCATCACCAGCGTGCCGTCCTCGAGGATCTCGCCGCCCCAGTTCGGCGGGACGACGGTCGTACTTTCGGCCTGCTCGAGGATCGCCGGCCCCGAAATCGACGCGCCCGACGCGAGCCGATCCCGGTCGTAGACGGTCGTCTCTCGAGGCTCGACACCGGTGCTTGGGAAGTGTGCGTCTCGGGAGCCGAGGCGGGCGTCGCCCGTTCCCTCGTGGCGGACGGTCGGCTCCGTTCCCGGAACCGTCGCCGTCGCGCGGAGGTTGACGACCTCGAGCGATTCGTCCATCGCGTAGCCGTAGGCTTGTTCGTGGGCCGCGTGGAAGCGCTCTGCGACTGCAGTCGCATCGAACGACTCGTCGACGGGAACGGTCAACTCGAAGCTCTGACCCGCGTAACGGCAGTCCGCAGCGCGTTCGACCTGTGCAGCGTCACGGTCCGACGCGTCCGCGAGCACGTTCGCGACGAGGTCGTCGTAGACGGACTCGAGTTCCGCTGCATCGGCTGTTTCAAGTCCGACACCGACCGTCCGAACGGCATCGTAGCTCTCGTCGGCCGCGAGCAGACCGAACGCGGAGAGAACGCCACCCGGCCGCGGAACGACGACGCGATCCACCTCGAGCGACTCGGCCAGCGCGGCGGCGTGCATCGGTCCCGCGCCGCCGAAGGCGACGACGGCGAACTCGCGGGGATCGTGACCCCGTTCGACCGTCACCGCGCGGATCGTCCGCGTCATCGTCGCATTCGCGACCCGGTAGACGCCCCGTGCGGCCTCGAGCGCGTTCTCGAGGCCCGCCTCGTTGGCGAGTCGCTCGAGGGACGCCTGCGCTGCGTCGACGTCGAGCGTCATCTCGCCGCCGAGTGCGGTCTCGGGGCCGATGTAGCCGAGGACGACGTTGGCGTCGGTAACCGTCGGCTCGGTGCCGCCGCGGCCGTAGCAGGCGGGACCGGGCTCTGCACCCGCCGAGCGCGGGCCGACCCGGAGCGCGCCCCCAGAATCGACCCACGCGATCGACCCGCCGCCCGCGCCGACGGTGTTTACGTCGACCATCGGCGTTCGGATCGGGAGCCCTGCGATCTCGGCGTCGGTCGTCCGCTCGGCCTGGCCGTCCCGGACGAGGCTCACGTCGCTCGAGGTGCCGCCCATGTCGAAGGTGACGAGGCCCTCGACGTCGGCGTCGTCGACGGTCGCAGCGGCACCGACGACGCCCGCGGCGGGACCGGACAACGTCGTCGTCACGGCGTGCTCTCGAACGGTTTCCGGGTCGGCGATGCCACCGTTTGCCTGCATGATCCGCGGTGCCGGGATTCCGGCGTCCTCGCTCTCCTCGACCAGCCGACCGACGTAGCGGTCGATCGCCGGCCGAACGTAGGCGTCGACCGTCGTCGTCGACGTCCGTTCGAACTCGCGGAACTCCGCGAGCACCTCGTGGGACGCTGAAACCGGGACTGCGAGTTCCTCGCGCAGAATCTCGGTGACGAGCCGTTCGTTCTCCGAATCGGCGTAGGAATGTAACAGACAGACGGCGACAGTTTCGACGTCCGACTCCTGTAGGGTCGCCGCGAGGTCACGAATCTCGTCGGGATCGACCGGTTGCTCGACGTCCTCGGTCGTCGTCCGCTCTGCGACCTCGAACCGTTGCTGGCGAGGGACGAGTGGATCCGGCTTCTCGGCCTCGAGATCGTACAGATCCGGCCGGTTCTGGCGGCCGATCTCGAGGACGTCCCGGAACCCCTCGGTCGTGACGAGCGCGGTTTTCGCGCCGCCGCGCTCGAGGAGCGCGTTGACCGAGACGGTCATCGCGTGGGCGAAGGCGTCGATTTCGCCGGGATCGATGTTCGCCCGCTCGCAGGCCTTTTCGATGCCCTCGAGCACGCCGAGCTGTTGGGGATCGGTCGTCGGCACCTTCGCGGTGACGAGGCGGTCGTCGACGGTCAGCGCGACGTCGGTGAAGGTGCCGCCGACGTCGACCCCGATCCTGGTGTCGTCCCTCTCGGGCGTCGCCCGTTTTTCAGTTCGGTTTGCGTTTACGTGTTTGTCTGGCGTCCCCGTGTGTTCGTCTGGCGTCTCTATGCGTTCGTCTCGTGCGTCTGTCTCGTTCATTAGTGGAGAGCGGTATGGTCAGTAGTCGTTAGAACGGCAGGAAGCCGAATAATACCTCGAGGCCGTCGCCGACGATCAGGACGTCGTAGAGCGTTTGCACCCCGATCCCGACAACGACGATCGTGACGAGCCCGCCGAGGACGTTCTGGAGGGTCGTGTTCGTGTGTTCGCCGAGCAGGTCGTCGTTGTTCATCGCGTAGATGAGGAAGACGGCGAGGATCGGCAGCAGGAGCCCGTTGGCGACCTGTGCGAAGACGATGACCTCGACGGGGTTGTAGTCCAGCGCCGAGAAGACGATGCCGACGGCGAGGATCGTCATCCAGATCGCACGGAACCGCGTCGATTTCAGGTCGCGCTCCCAGCCGAGCGCACCAGCGGTCGCATAGGCTCCCGCGAGGGGCGCGCTCATCGCACTCGTAAAGCCGGCGGCGAAGAGCCCGATCGCGAAGAACGTCAGCGCGTAGCCGCCGAAGACGGGCTCGAGTTGGTCGGCCATCTCGCCGACATCGGCGATCTGCGTTCCTTCGGGGAACACCGCGGCGGCCGTGACGACGATCGAGGTCGTGATGAGCCCGCCGACGATGATCATTCCGATCGTGTCGGTGCGACACTCCGCGAGGTCGTCGGACCCGTTCCAGCGCTCCTGGACGGTGCTCGCGTGCAGGAACAGGTTGTAGCCGACGACGGTGGTTCCGACGAGGCCGGCGATCAGGTACGCCGAGCCTTCGGGAACCGTCGGCACGAGACCGCCGCCGAGTGCGGTGATATCGGGCTGAACGATGATCGCGTTGAGCACGAACGCGAGGCCCATGACGACGACGAGGCCGATGAAGACCCGCTCGATCAGTTTGTAGCTGCCCGACCACAGCAGGGCGGCGGCGACCAGTCCGATGACCGGCCCCCAGATGTTCTCGCTAATGCCGGTGATCGTCGCGAGGCCGGCCGCACCGCCGACGATGTTCCCCGTCTGGAACGCCGCCGTCCCGATCCCGATCGCGCTCACGACGAGCGCGATGGTCACCCCCTTTGCGATCGGGTTCGAGAACTCGCCGCGGAACGCCTCGCCAAGTCCCTCCTTCGAGATCAGTCCCAGTCGCGCGCTCATCTCCTGGAGGACGATCGTTGCCAGGATCGAGAACGCGATCGTCCACACGAGCAGGTACGCGTACTCTGCCCCAATGACGCTCGCCGTCGTGACGGTACCCGGACCGACGAACGCCGCGGCAACGAGCGCGCCCGGTCCGATCGATTTGAGTCTGTCTACAACACCCATGATGTATGTCCACACACATCCCTCTCCGAAGACCACAAAAGGGTTGTTAAGAATCGAACACACGGACTCGAGTATTCCCGTACGGGTGATGTTCGGCGTATGAACTCGTATGAACGTCGGCCGTCCGTCGACGAATTCGTTCTCCGAGCGTGGAATCAGCTACTCGAGCGCTCGGTCACGATCACCTTCGAGACGCCCTGCTCGATCTCGATCTCCGTCGGTAGATCGACCGTGCTGCGCTCAAGAAAGCGCGTCATGAACCAGCGGATCGCTTCCGAGGGGAAGACGATGTGGTAGACATCCTTCTCCTCGCTTCGCACATCCAGAAAGCCACAGAACGAGAGCCACTCGAGAACCTCGCCGACACTCTCGAACCGCTGGGCGTACTCCCGGGCGTGGTAGTCCGAGACTCGATCCGCCGCATCGACGAACGCCGGATCGGGGTCGCCGCCGGCGTAACAGTGCTCGAGGAAGGCGTGGAGGAAGTCGACGTCCAGCAAGACGTGTTCGCCCGAGGTGAGCATCTGATAGTACTGTTCTAAGTTGTCGCTCGGCGAGCCGCTCGCCGCCTCGAAGTTCGCGGCGTAGAAGGCGAGCGCACGCCGGACGAGTTCGCTTTGTCCGTTTCCAGTCTCGGCGAGGAGCGTCTCGAGGGCCGCCTGCGAGTCGTCGTCGAGCGAGACCGTGACGCGCTGTGTCATGTGTCCTCGTCGAACGCAAGACGGGTATAGTTCACGGCACGTGTCCGTCGGAAGTCACGTTCGCGGTCCCTCGAGTCGGTCGTCGCTCGTCGGTCGAGAGGGCGACATCAGTGAACGTGCCGCCGACAGTTTATGGTTCGTCCACCGCCTGCGACCGAGGCCCCCACTCGCGTTCTCTGAGATGGGGCGATCTATCCAGTTCGATGCTCGACCGAGAAGGTTCCGTCGTCGACGGTCGCGACGAACATCGTCTCGAACGTCGTGGGTGCAGCGCCGGTGGCGCTCCCCGGGTTCAGCAGCCGGACGCGACTGGCCGGTTGGCCCTCGTCGTCGGCTCCGAGGGGGTCGTCGAGCGTAACGGTCGTATCGACGACCTGGTGGGTGTGGCCGGCGACGGCGACGAGCATCGTATCGACGTTCGCGCCCGCTTCCTCGCGGACTGTCCCGACGACTCGTTCGCGCCAGCTGCCCGACGAGCCGTCGCCGTGAGTGACGACGAACGTCACGCCGTCGACCTCGAGGGTGGCCGTCCGCGGCACGTCGAGCGTCGCCGGATCCACGTTGCCAAGAACGGCGGTTAGTTCGCCGTTCGTGAGGTCGACCATCCGCTCGTAGGCCCCGATCGATTCGAAATCGCCGGCGTGGATGGTGTGGTCGGCCCGCTCGATCTCGGCGACGACCCATTCCGGAATGTCCGACTCTCGAGTCGGGACGTGCGTGTCGGAAATAATCGCAATACGGGTCATAGCGTCCGTTTGTCGGCCTGTCTCGAAAACTGTTCGTCTCCCCCAAACCGTTTGTCACCGACGCGGAAACCCGTTCGTCAGCGGACGATCCCCGTGGCCCGTCTCACGTACTCGAGGTCGTGACGGGAGACGCTCCCTTCCTCGAGAGACGCGTTCGACCGTGAGGGCGACCAACCGGGAGGGCGAGTCGCTGTCGAAAGCGACACCACTCCGGCCCCCGTCGGGACGGGTATGTGCGCCGACGCTTCCGATGGAACGCACGTCGTCACTGCCTTTCTCAGACACCGGGGCGACGTCCTCCTCCTGTGCCGCAGCGACGCTGTCGGCACCTATCAGGGCCGATGGGGCGGCGTCTCCGGCTTCGCTGAAGGCGACCCCGACGAACAGGTTCGCGCGGAGATCCGCGAGGAGACCGGTCTCGAGCCCGGTGAATCCGTCTCGCTCGTTCGCTCGGGCCGCCCGGTCGAGTTCGCGGATCCGGTCCTCGAGCGCGAGTGGGTCGTCCACCCGTATCTGTTCGACGCCGACTCCCGGGAGATCGAACTGAGCGAGGAACACGACGCCCTCGAGTGGGTGTCACCCACGGTTGCTATCGATCCGGACGACGATCGCGAGACCGTGCCCGAACTCTGGACGGCCTACGAGCGCGTCGCACCCACGGTTCGATCGATCGCGGCCGACGACGAACACGGCGCGGCGTCCCTGTCTATCCGGGCGCTCGAGGTGGTACGCGACCGTGCGGGGTTGCTGGTGGCGGAGCGAGAGGAGTTTGGGACGGATCCCGACGGCGAGTGGGACGAACTCGCCGAACTCGCCGGTCGGCTGCTCGAGGCTCGCCCCTCGATGGCGGTCCTCCGAAACCGGGTCAATCGAGCGATGAGCGAGGCGGTGGACGCCGCATCCGACGGGGAGTCGGTTCCCGGCGCGCCGGCCGTCCTCGACTCTGCGATCGCCGGTATCGAGCGCGCGACCGCCGCCGATACCGACGCCGCGGCGGCCGCGGGCGAACTGATCGACGGCACCGTCTCGACGCTCTCGCGGTCGGGAACCGTCCTCGAGGCCCTCCGCGGGGGCGATCCGGTGCGGATATTCGTCGCCGAATCCCGGCCGGCGCGGGAGGGAATCGACGTGGCGGAGGCACTGGTCGAAGACGACGCGATCGACTGTCCCGTCACCGTTCACACCGACGCGGCCGCCGTGCACGTTTGCTCACAGGAGGGTATCGATCGGGTCGTCGTCGGTGCGGATACGGTGCTGCAGGACGGCTCCGTGGTGAACAAGACCGGAACGCGAGCGCTGGCGCTCGCGGCAGCCCACGAGGGGATTCCAGTGACTGTCGTCGCCGCGACGGACAAACTCTCGACGCGCGAGGAGGTGAACCTCGAGTCCGGCTCCCGATCCGCCGTCTATGACGGCGACGCGTCGCTCGACGTGGTGAATCCGACGTTCGACGTGACGCCCGCCGCGTGTGTTTCCGAAATCGTCACCGAACGGGGGTCGCTCGAGGCTGGCGGGGTGGAGGCCGTCGTCGAGGAGTTGCGGGGGCTCGAGGACTGGCGCGATCGGTAGGCCGAAGCGACAGACGGAAACCCCTCGAGTGTGTACTCGAAGTCGGCGGCAGTGACGATATGTTACCCCCTCCGAGCCCCTTGTGACGAGGATTTTTCCTGAGCCGCCCTTTCGAAGTTCCCAGCGACGGCACCGTCTGTGAACCGTCCTCTCAGTGGTTCCAATAGTCGACCGACTTCGTGGATCGATCGTCAGTACAGGTGAGAGACACATCACTTCGGACCGGTCGAACCACGTGCGGTGGCGTGCGCTGAGCCGTGGTGAGCGACGAGTGAACCACGGCTCGAATTCGCACGAGGGATGAGGGAGCGAGCCTGCGAGCGACCGAATCGGCTGGGGAGGACGTGGAACTCATCGCCGCCAGCGGCACGATACGCTCGCCCGCATCAAATCATCAGCAAAACAACCCGCTCACTACGCCCACCTAATGAACACCATCATCTGTCCAACGCAGACTCCAGCAATGATTCCGACGACGAGTCGTCTCTGGAAAGGTTCAACCCGCGTTCGTCCGTACCCACATCCATGCACTTCGAACTCGAGCGACTCGGCATCCACGACTCGGTCGACGCGGTGTTTCCGCCGTCGGAACTCGCGACCCACCTCGCCGACCTCCCGGTCGCCGTCGACGTGATCGGCGACGACGAAATCGCCGCCTGCGACGCGGTCGTCACCCTCGAGTATCGCGAGGCGTTCCTCGAACTCGACTGGATCCACTCCATTCAGGCGGGCGTCGACCGGTTCCCGTTCGATGACCTCGAGGCCGAAGGCGTCGTCCTCACGAACAGCACGGGGATCCACGACCGCACGGTCGGCGAGACGGTCGCGGGCTACCTGCTCGCGTTCTCCCGACGGCTCCACGACCACGTCGCCAACCAGCAGGAGCGCCGGTGGGAGCGCCCCGAGTGGGACGAAGCGTTTACGCTGCCCGGGAACACCGCCTGCGTCGTCGGCACCGGGACCCTGGGACGCGGCGTCGCGGAGACGCTCGGCGCGCTCGGCGTTCGCGTCATCGGCGTCCGTCGGTCGGGCGATCCGGTCTCCGGATTCGAGGAGATCTACGCGAACGACGACCTGCTCGAGGCCGTCGCCGACGCCGAGTTCGTGATCGCCACGGTTCCGCTGACCGACGAGACACACCACCTGTTCGACGCCGACGCGTTCGACGCCATGCGGGAGGACGCCTACTTCGTCAACGTGGCGCGCGGCCCCGTCGTGGACGAACCGGCGTTGATCGACGCCCTCGAGTCGGATTCGATCGAAGGCGCGGCGCTCGACGTTTTCGAGGCGGAACCGCTCCCCGAAGCGTCGCCGCTGTGGGAGCTGGACGAAGTGATCGTCACGCCCCACTGTGCGGCCTACACGCGGGACTATTTCCGAGACGTCGGCGAGATCGTTCGCGAGAACGTCGGGCGACTCGAGTCTGGCGACGAGGCGTTCCACAATCGCGTGGTCTGAGGATGGCTCCCGCTCGAGTGAGGATTCGCGAGGCGGAGTCGACCGATGCGGAATCGATCACCGATGTCCACGCGGCGTCGATCCGCGAACTCGGACCCGCCGCGTACGACGCCGAGCAGGTCCGAGCGTGGCTCTCGAACGTCCCGCCGGAGGGCTACCCGCTCGAGGACCCAGACCATCACGTCGTCGTGGCCGAATCCGAGGACGGGGACGACGACAGAATCGTCGGCTTCGGCCTGCTCGACTACGATCCCGACGGGAGCGACGACTCGACCGGCGAGATCGGCGCGGTCTACGTCCACCCCGCCCACGTCCGCGAGGGCGTCGGTCGCGCGATTCTCGCGGCACTCGAGTCGGCCGCGAGCGACGCGGGCCTCGAGACGCTCGTGCTCACGGCGTCGCGGAACGCGATCGACTTCTACAGGCGGCAGGGATACGAGGGAGTCGAGACGGTCTCCCTCGAGATGGAACCGGGGGTGGGACTCGAGTGTCTGCGGATGCGAACGGTGCTGCAGTCGCCGTAATTCGGTTTCAGTTCCGCCGCGGATGGAATACCCTGAAGGGACGCCGGCATCTCTCGCCGATATGGAAACGACGCGCCACTTCACCGCGACCGTCTACATCGTCAACGACGGGGCGACGGCCCTCCACGAGCACGAGCGACTCGGGATGACGATTCCGCCCGGCGGGCACGTGGATCGGGACGAACTGCCCGCCGAAGCC
Above is a window of Natronorubrum tibetense GA33 DNA encoding:
- a CDS encoding Nramp family divalent metal transporter, with protein sequence MGVVDRLKSIGPGALVAAAFVGPGTVTTASVIGAEYAYLLVWTIAFSILATIVLQEMSARLGLISKEGLGEAFRGEFSNPIAKGVTIALVVSAIGIGTAAFQTGNIVGGAAGLATITGISENIWGPVIGLVAAALLWSGSYKLIERVFIGLVVVMGLAFVLNAIIVQPDITALGGGLVPTVPEGSAYLIAGLVGTTVVGYNLFLHASTVQERWNGSDDLAECRTDTIGMIIVGGLITTSIVVTAAAVFPEGTQIADVGEMADQLEPVFGGYALTFFAIGLFAAGFTSAMSAPLAGAYATAGALGWERDLKSTRFRAIWMTILAVGIVFSALDYNPVEVIVFAQVANGLLLPILAVFLIYAMNNDDLLGEHTNTTLQNVLGGLVTIVVVGIGVQTLYDVLIVGDGLEVLFGFLPF
- a CDS encoding GNAT family N-acetyltransferase, with the translated sequence MAPARVRIREAESTDAESITDVHAASIRELGPAAYDAEQVRAWLSNVPPEGYPLEDPDHHVVVAESEDGDDDRIVGFGLLDYDPDGSDDSTGEIGAVYVHPAHVREGVGRAILAALESAASDAGLETLVLTASRNAIDFYRRQGYEGVETVSLEMEPGVGLECLRMRTVLQSP
- a CDS encoding metallophosphoesterase family protein gives rise to the protein MTRIAIISDTHVPTRESDIPEWVVAEIERADHTIHAGDFESIGAYERMVDLTNGELTAVLGNVDPATLDVPRTATLEVDGVTFVVTHGDGSSGSWRERVVGTVREEAGANVDTMLVAVAGHTHQVVDTTVTLDDPLGADDEGQPASRVRLLNPGSATGAAPTTFETMFVATVDDGTFSVEHRTG
- a CDS encoding hydantoinase/oxoprolinase family protein: MNETDARDERIETPDEHTGTPDKHVNANRTEKRATPERDDTRIGVDVGGTFTDVALTVDDRLVTAKVPTTDPQQLGVLEGIEKACERANIDPGEIDAFAHAMTVSVNALLERGGAKTALVTTEGFRDVLEIGRQNRPDLYDLEAEKPDPLVPRQQRFEVAERTTTEDVEQPVDPDEIRDLAATLQESDVETVAVCLLHSYADSENERLVTEILREELAVPVSASHEVLAEFREFERTSTTTVDAYVRPAIDRYVGRLVEESEDAGIPAPRIMQANGGIADPETVREHAVTTTLSGPAAGVVGAAATVDDADVEGLVTFDMGGTSSDVSLVRDGQAERTTDAEIAGLPIRTPMVDVNTVGAGGGSIAWVDSGGALRVGPRSAGAEPGPACYGRGGTEPTVTDANVVLGYIGPETALGGEMTLDVDAAQASLERLANEAGLENALEAARGVYRVANATMTRTIRAVTVERGHDPREFAVVAFGGAGPMHAAALAESLEVDRVVVPRPGGVLSAFGLLAADESYDAVRTVGVGLETADAAELESVYDDLVANVLADASDRDAAQVERAADCRYAGQSFELTVPVDESFDATAVAERFHAAHEQAYGYAMDESLEVVNLRATATVPGTEPTVRHEGTGDARLGSRDAHFPSTGVEPRETTVYDRDRLASGASISGPAILEQAESTTVVPPNWGGEILEDGTLVMSRAADETEVSK
- a CDS encoding NUDIX domain-containing protein, with the translated sequence MCADASDGTHVVTAFLRHRGDVLLLCRSDAVGTYQGRWGGVSGFAEGDPDEQVRAEIREETGLEPGESVSLVRSGRPVEFADPVLEREWVVHPYLFDADSREIELSEEHDALEWVSPTVAIDPDDDRETVPELWTAYERVAPTVRSIAADDEHGAASLSIRALEVVRDRAGLLVAEREEFGTDPDGEWDELAELAGRLLEARPSMAVLRNRVNRAMSEAVDAASDGESVPGAPAVLDSAIAGIERATAADTDAAAAAGELIDGTVSTLSRSGTVLEALRGGDPVRIFVAESRPAREGIDVAEALVEDDAIDCPVTVHTDAAAVHVCSQEGIDRVVVGADTVLQDGSVVNKTGTRALALAAAHEGIPVTVVAATDKLSTREEVNLESGSRSAVYDGDASLDVVNPTFDVTPAACVSEIVTERGSLEAGGVEAVVEELRGLEDWRDR
- a CDS encoding ribbon-helix-helix protein, CopG family, with translation MTQRVTVSLDDDSQAALETLLAETGNGQSELVRRALAFYAANFEAASGSPSDNLEQYYQMLTSGEHVLLDVDFLHAFLEHCYAGGDPDPAFVDAADRVSDYHAREYAQRFESVGEVLEWLSFCGFLDVRSEEKDVYHIVFPSEAIRWFMTRFLERSTVDLPTEIEIEQGVSKVIVTERSSS
- the ddh gene encoding D-2-hydroxyacid dehydrogenase is translated as MHFELERLGIHDSVDAVFPPSELATHLADLPVAVDVIGDDEIAACDAVVTLEYREAFLELDWIHSIQAGVDRFPFDDLEAEGVVLTNSTGIHDRTVGETVAGYLLAFSRRLHDHVANQQERRWERPEWDEAFTLPGNTACVVGTGTLGRGVAETLGALGVRVIGVRRSGDPVSGFEEIYANDDLLEAVADAEFVIATVPLTDETHHLFDADAFDAMREDAYFVNVARGPVVDEPALIDALESDSIEGAALDVFEAEPLPEASPLWELDEVIVTPHCAAYTRDYFRDVGEIVRENVGRLESGDEAFHNRVV